The Agrobacterium larrymoorei genome includes the window AAAGACGAAAGAAACGCGAGATCGCAAACCGTCGCAACGGGTTTACACCGCGAATGCTGAATGGCACCACGAAGCCGCTGATGAGAAAGAACAATACAACGCCGAAGCGTCCAGCATCGAAATATGTTACGCTGGTTGAAGCGAGCTGATAGGAAACTCCCTCATGGTTCGTACCCTCCCGCAGGATATCGCCGAAGAAGTGCTGAACCACGACTGCAAGCGCCGCAATGGCGCGCAACGCATCGATGTTTTCATATCGCTGCTTGGGCTTGGGCAGAACTTTTGGAGCCTCCGTTTCTGAAACAGAGACTGCGGACGACCGTTCCATCACGTCGCCTGTCTGCATCGAAAGCGCCCCTCACCGACTGCCTGAACCACACGATCAAGTGGTACAATAGATCTAGCTACTGTAGTTTATTCTAAAATAACAAATTTCCTCTTACGATTGCAAGATGGTAGGCTCGCTTTTTACGCAGACTGCTCGGGCTAAATTCCGGCCACACATTTGGCTGTCATATCGTGGGAAACAAATGCCAGTTGCTCTTCGAAACCTGCTCTTCAAAATCACCGGCGCATTCATTCTCTTGGCCGTCTGGGCCAAACACCGGCTGACGGGTTACCGCAAGCCGAACACGGTCTCGGAAGATGATCGCAATGCCCGCATCGGCTATGTTCATGATGTCGTGCAATCATGGCTGCGCTTTATGCCGCCGGATGTTTCGGTCAGCGGGCGGTCGGTTCTTGAACTCGGCCCCGGCTCGTCGCTCGCAACAGGCTCGCTTCTACTCGCCCACGGCGCGGCCTCTTACACGGCGGTTGATGCCTTCCGGTTGGCGGGAGAAGAGACCGCGGATTTCCGACACGATGCTGTCCGTCGCTTCGACGGCGCTTTGCTGGAAGAGGATGTTCGCGCTGCAGAAGCAGTCATGAACGGCAGCTCTGATGCATTTCGTTACCACGTCGATCCGGCCTTCGATATCCCTGCCCTATGCGGCGATCAGACGTTCGACCTCATTCTCAGCTGCGCCGCCTTCGAACATTTCGACGCCATCGAGACCACCATTGACGGCCTGACGAAAGTTGCCAGAAGCGGCTGCGTCAGCCTGCACATCGTCGATCTCCAGACCCACACCAATGCCATTCGCGAGCGCGATCCGAACAATATTTACCGCTTCTCGCCCGGCTTCTATTCACTCCTCGCTTTCCCCGGCCAACCGAACCGCAAACGCCCTATCGATTACGTGAAGGCATTCGAGAAAAATGGCTGGAGGGATATTCAGGTGATCGCGGCTAAATCCATACCGCCGGAGAATAGAAAGCTGCTGACCTCCGGGCTTGCTGCGCGGTTCGACATGCCGGAGATGGAGATGCACATTCTCGATCTTGTGATCATCAGCCGCTATCCCTAAGCGCTTAAGCGACTTTCACGCCTAGCTCGCGGTACAGCTTCATCGTGCGCTCCAGAAAGGCCTTCTGCGAAAATTCCTTCTGCACCCAGTATCGCCCGCGCTGCCCCATCTCGCGCCGCTGGTTTCGCGAAAGCTGGTCCATGGCGGTCAGCGCGCGTGCCAGATCGTCCGGGTCACCCGGCGCGGCAATCAGGCCGGTT containing:
- a CDS encoding class I SAM-dependent methyltransferase — encoded protein: MPVALRNLLFKITGAFILLAVWAKHRLTGYRKPNTVSEDDRNARIGYVHDVVQSWLRFMPPDVSVSGRSVLELGPGSSLATGSLLLAHGAASYTAVDAFRLAGEETADFRHDAVRRFDGALLEEDVRAAEAVMNGSSDAFRYHVDPAFDIPALCGDQTFDLILSCAAFEHFDAIETTIDGLTKVARSGCVSLHIVDLQTHTNAIRERDPNNIYRFSPGFYSLLAFPGQPNRKRPIDYVKAFEKNGWRDIQVIAAKSIPPENRKLLTSGLAARFDMPEMEMHILDLVIISRYP